A genome region from Acidobacteriota bacterium includes the following:
- a CDS encoding cupin domain-containing protein, with protein sequence MPTHIGNPTIIEAAGNLPKRIEEFAGRVNSGHSTVSVARMVSPAGWQEPGQRPEFEEITVVLRGTLRVEYEGGELVVRAGETVVTRPGEWVRYSTPAPGGAEYVAVCVPAFSPQTVHRDPM encoded by the coding sequence ATGCCTACGCACATCGGCAATCCCACCATCATCGAGGCCGCGGGCAATCTGCCCAAGCGCATCGAGGAGTTCGCCGGCCGCGTCAATTCCGGTCACTCAACCGTCAGCGTGGCTCGCATGGTGTCGCCAGCCGGTTGGCAGGAACCGGGGCAGCGCCCGGAGTTCGAGGAGATCACGGTCGTCCTGCGCGGGACCCTGCGCGTCGAGTACGAGGGCGGCGAGCTGGTCGTGCGAGCCGGCGAGACGGTGGTGACGAGGCCCGGCGAGTGGGTGCGCTACAGCACGCCGGCGCCGGGCGGAGCGGAGTACGTGGCCGTCTGCGTGCCCGCCTTCTCACCTCAGACGGTGCACCGCGACCCGATGTAG
- a CDS encoding CehA/McbA family metallohydrolase yields MSALVLIALLASSLADAQLRYPRLDRLQIRVEMHLLPAVSTGPLDPAWSPDGQWIAFSMRGDVWKVPVGGGEAVALTQGPAYHFEPAWSPDGTRIALSMDLDGNLDVGVVSADGGAVERLTDDPHVDVEPVWAPDGRGLYFVSGRAGSLDIYSLDLETRAVTPVVAAPGHQFHPAISPDGQTLAYIGAVEGRLGTGGIWVKPLPDGTPQLAYYEETNFRAKPAWTPDGSAFVFVTDVADSNDLAIVPRDGGNPIRLTWDRLDEYSPAVSPDGTRIAFVSNREGPTALMMVPMGGGVGEPVPIASRRARVPTGRVRARTLDAAGQPTAARVQLRASDGRAYAPDGRFHRVISVSETHYFDAPGAFDIEVPAGRLDIEVMKGFEFVPARASVDVPAGAAVDVDLTLARLVDLPARGWYSGDTHLHDWHAGRWGLTDDDLFTQVRAEDVRVANFLVHMDDSRVMGRWADVIGRPHPRSTPEAIVSHSEEFRGSLGHFGLLGLRSLVLPVLAGTATTAYSADALAHDQLEATRAQGGITGFLHPYDFPTHAPADAGRASFPLDLALGHGDFFDVVAIWSDEVGSAQMYDRFLNAGFRLAATGGSDTPSNVWRAPPPGTSRTYARVDGPLTFDAWLEAVKAGRTFATTGPLLLLDVERRQPGDEIRLDASDPTTLTVRVDARSIAPLERVEIVVNGEVVHRMTPGHDAGTITGSATVEIPGSGWIAARAVGPPHPAVADTAPFAQTSPIHVVRDGVSYRSASDARFLLDVVDLVWTRVEERNRWTSAAAREAFRAAVERARAYYHDIIERAPAR; encoded by the coding sequence GTGTCTGCCCTGGTGCTGATTGCACTCCTGGCGAGCTCGCTCGCCGATGCCCAGCTGCGGTATCCACGTCTCGATCGCCTGCAGATTCGCGTCGAGATGCACCTGCTGCCCGCGGTGTCGACCGGGCCGCTCGACCCCGCCTGGAGCCCCGACGGCCAATGGATCGCCTTCTCGATGCGCGGCGACGTCTGGAAGGTCCCCGTCGGTGGCGGCGAGGCCGTCGCGCTCACTCAGGGCCCCGCGTATCACTTCGAGCCGGCGTGGAGCCCCGACGGGACGCGGATCGCGCTCTCGATGGACCTCGACGGCAACCTCGACGTCGGCGTCGTGAGCGCCGACGGCGGCGCCGTCGAGCGGCTGACCGACGACCCGCACGTCGACGTCGAGCCCGTGTGGGCGCCGGACGGGCGTGGCCTCTACTTCGTCAGCGGGCGGGCCGGGAGCCTCGACATCTACTCCCTCGACCTCGAGACGCGCGCGGTTACGCCGGTCGTCGCGGCACCCGGCCACCAGTTTCACCCCGCGATCTCACCCGACGGACAGACGCTCGCGTATATCGGCGCGGTGGAGGGCCGGCTCGGGACCGGAGGCATCTGGGTGAAGCCGCTGCCCGACGGCACGCCGCAACTCGCGTACTACGAGGAAACCAACTTCCGCGCAAAGCCGGCATGGACGCCCGACGGCTCGGCGTTCGTCTTCGTCACCGACGTGGCCGACTCGAACGACCTGGCGATCGTCCCACGCGACGGTGGGAACCCGATTCGGCTCACGTGGGATCGGCTCGACGAGTACTCGCCGGCCGTGAGCCCGGACGGCACGCGCATCGCGTTCGTGTCGAACCGCGAGGGGCCGACGGCGCTGATGATGGTGCCGATGGGCGGCGGCGTCGGCGAGCCGGTGCCGATCGCGTCGCGACGCGCTCGGGTGCCGACGGGACGCGTCCGCGCGCGCACGCTCGACGCGGCAGGGCAGCCGACCGCGGCCCGCGTGCAGCTCCGGGCGAGCGATGGACGGGCCTATGCGCCAGACGGTCGGTTCCATCGGGTCATCTCCGTCAGCGAGACGCACTACTTCGACGCCCCCGGCGCGTTCGACATCGAGGTGCCTGCCGGCCGACTCGACATCGAGGTGATGAAAGGCTTCGAGTTCGTGCCCGCGCGGGCGAGCGTCGACGTGCCAGCCGGCGCGGCCGTCGACGTCGACCTGACGCTCGCGCGCCTCGTCGATCTGCCGGCGCGCGGCTGGTACTCGGGCGACACGCACCTGCACGACTGGCACGCCGGCCGCTGGGGCCTGACCGACGACGACCTGTTCACCCAGGTGCGGGCGGAGGACGTGCGCGTGGCGAACTTCCTCGTCCACATGGACGACTCGCGTGTGATGGGCCGATGGGCCGATGTCATCGGCCGGCCGCATCCTCGCTCGACGCCCGAAGCCATCGTCTCTCACAGCGAGGAGTTCCGCGGCTCGCTCGGTCACTTCGGCCTGCTCGGCCTGCGCTCGCTCGTGCTGCCGGTGCTTGCCGGCACGGCGACGACCGCCTACTCGGCCGATGCCCTCGCGCACGACCAACTCGAGGCGACACGTGCGCAGGGCGGGATCACTGGCTTTCTGCACCCATACGACTTCCCGACCCACGCGCCGGCCGATGCGGGACGAGCGTCGTTTCCCCTCGATCTCGCGCTCGGCCACGGCGACTTCTTCGACGTCGTCGCCATCTGGTCGGACGAAGTCGGGTCGGCACAGATGTACGACCGCTTCCTGAACGCCGGTTTCCGCCTCGCGGCCACCGGCGGGTCGGACACGCCGTCGAACGTGTGGCGCGCGCCGCCGCCGGGGACGTCGCGCACGTACGCGCGGGTAGACGGTCCGCTGACTTTCGACGCGTGGCTCGAGGCGGTGAAGGCCGGCCGGACGTTCGCCACGACCGGTCCGCTGCTGTTGCTCGACGTCGAGCGACGACAGCCCGGCGATGAGATCCGGCTCGACGCGAGCGACCCCACGACGCTGACCGTCCGCGTCGACGCGCGGTCGATCGCGCCGCTCGAGCGCGTCGAGATCGTCGTCAACGGCGAGGTGGTGCATCGGATGACGCCGGGACACGATGCCGGGACCATCACGGGCTCGGCGACCGTCGAGATCCCCGGCAGCGGGTGGATCGCCGCGCGCGCGGTCGGCCCGCCGCACCCCGCCGTGGCCGACACGGCGCCCTTCGCCCAGACGAGTCCGATCCACGTTGTCCGCGACGGCGTCTCCTATCGCTCGGCGTCCGACGCCAGGTTCCTCCTCGACGTGGTCGATCTCGTCTGGACGCGCGTCGAGGAGCGCAACCGCTGGACGAGCGCCGCCGCGCGGGAGGCGTTCCGCGCGGCGGTCGAGCGCGCGCGGGCGTACTACCACGACATCATCGAGCGGGCGCCCGCACGGTGA
- a CDS encoding M24 family metallopeptidase, translated as MQKTGIDMWLVMARGDYNDPLAKFVGGEHAIGNAVYVFSVDGTTLRRTAIVPLGDSTPVKESGEFDEVLTFVGAGLAEHLAEVVRRIDPARIGINMSEKAVLDGITASQKAFVERTLGAPYAGRLVSSEPVVVEFLNRKLPEEVEILRQAARITEQIELEAYATVVPGHTTDIELAERVRARVRELGLGFSWDEGQNPNVTSGLDRGHSPAANRVIQPGDIIMMDFGIRLWDHWVTDVQRFAYVLRPGEDAPPPDAQHQWEAARDANRAARAAMRPGVRGVDVDRAQMAVGRERGCLEPIWNTGHPVGYWAHDVGPMLAGSRVATPPPAAERVIEPWMTFSFDGFCCVEREDAGTKGMKCISVEEMAVVTESGAEYLIAPQEDLVLIPSGAAVP; from the coding sequence ATGCAGAAGACCGGCATCGACATGTGGCTGGTGATGGCGCGCGGTGACTACAACGACCCGCTCGCCAAGTTCGTCGGCGGCGAGCACGCCATCGGGAACGCCGTCTACGTCTTCTCGGTGGACGGGACGACGCTACGGCGTACGGCCATCGTCCCGCTCGGCGACTCGACGCCGGTCAAGGAGTCGGGCGAGTTCGACGAGGTGCTGACGTTCGTCGGCGCCGGCCTCGCCGAGCATCTCGCCGAGGTCGTGCGGCGCATCGACCCGGCACGCATCGGCATCAACATGTCCGAGAAGGCCGTGCTCGACGGGATCACGGCCTCGCAGAAGGCCTTCGTCGAGCGGACGCTCGGCGCGCCGTACGCCGGCCGCCTCGTCTCGTCGGAACCGGTCGTCGTCGAGTTCCTGAACCGGAAGCTGCCAGAGGAAGTCGAGATCCTGCGCCAGGCCGCACGGATCACCGAGCAGATTGAGCTCGAGGCCTACGCGACCGTCGTGCCGGGGCACACGACCGACATCGAGCTGGCCGAGCGGGTGCGCGCGCGGGTGCGGGAGCTCGGTCTCGGGTTCTCGTGGGACGAGGGGCAGAACCCTAACGTCACGTCGGGGCTCGATCGCGGCCACTCGCCGGCGGCGAACCGCGTCATCCAGCCGGGCGACATCATCATGATGGACTTCGGCATCCGGCTCTGGGACCACTGGGTGACCGACGTGCAGCGGTTCGCGTACGTGCTGCGGCCCGGCGAGGACGCGCCGCCGCCCGACGCCCAGCACCAGTGGGAGGCGGCGCGCGATGCCAATCGTGCCGCGCGGGCGGCCATGCGGCCCGGCGTGCGCGGCGTCGACGTCGACCGCGCGCAGATGGCGGTGGGGCGCGAGCGGGGGTGCCTCGAGCCGATCTGGAACACGGGACACCCGGTGGGTTACTGGGCGCACGATGTCGGCCCGATGCTGGCCGGCTCGCGCGTCGCGACGCCCCCGCCCGCCGCCGAACGTGTGATCGAGCCGTGGATGACGTTCTCCTTCGACGGCTTCTGCTGCGTCGAGCGGGAAGACGCCGGGACGAAGGGCATGAAGTGCATCTCGGTCGAGGAGATGGCGGTGGTCACCGAGAGCGGCGCGGAGTATCTCATCGCTCCGCAGGAGGATCTCGTCCTGATCCCGTCGGGCGCCGCTGTCCCGTAG
- a CDS encoding amidase — MNTTSPPPSRRRFLAACSATGITSALLPGALWARMQDQQAPRITAAMLADALKISGLEFTEDERAQMLDSLNQNLTRYEALRALDIDADIAPPMYFSPLVPGTPVDRTPQPFRPAPVPAVTRPARLEEVAFWPIPHLAELVRTRQVSATELTTMYLERLKRYNPLLNCVVSLTEDLAVQQAAQADREIAAGGYRGPLHGLPWGCKDIIAVAGYPTTWGSGAFKDQVIDSEATVVRLLREAGAVLVAKLATGELAGGHHWFGGRTNNPWNPEEGSSGSSAGPAAATAAGLVAFSIGTETNGSIIYPATVCGIAGLRPTFGRVSRHGAMTLSWTQDRLGPMCRTAEDCAIVLHAIAHPDERDPSVTALPFNWNATLDVRGLRVGYFAAGFSETDRDPEWTRHDRQVLDDLRALGVTLEPFTLPDMPLNVLTGILGAESGAAFDEFLRSGRTKELTSARRANGFRTSRLIPAVEYLQVQRVRAMVMRQFAATVSRFDVYIAPFMVARGSTGDPLAAAASTASSAAPASETPPAPSPIRDHFQAANVCGYPALSVPTGFTAEGLPTSIMFLGRLYNEAGILALARAYQERTRWHLRTPPLVSRAATPAVADHLRRG; from the coding sequence ATGAACACGACGTCGCCCCCTCCTTCCCGCCGCCGGTTCCTTGCCGCCTGCTCCGCCACGGGCATCACGTCCGCCCTCCTTCCGGGAGCGCTCTGGGCCAGGATGCAGGATCAGCAGGCCCCGCGCATCACCGCCGCCATGCTCGCGGACGCCCTCAAGATCTCGGGCCTCGAGTTCACCGAGGACGAGCGGGCGCAGATGCTCGACAGCCTCAACCAGAACCTGACGCGCTACGAGGCGCTACGTGCGCTCGACATCGACGCCGACATCGCGCCGCCGATGTACTTCAGCCCGCTCGTGCCCGGAACGCCTGTCGATCGAACGCCGCAACCGTTCCGGCCGGCCCCCGTGCCCGCCGTGACGAGGCCAGCACGCCTCGAGGAGGTGGCCTTCTGGCCGATCCCGCACCTTGCCGAGCTCGTGCGCACGCGCCAGGTCAGCGCCACCGAGCTGACGACGATGTACCTGGAGCGGCTGAAGCGGTACAACCCCCTGCTCAACTGCGTCGTCAGCCTCACCGAGGACCTGGCAGTGCAGCAGGCCGCGCAAGCCGACCGTGAGATCGCCGCGGGCGGGTATCGCGGACCGCTGCACGGCCTGCCCTGGGGCTGCAAGGACATCATCGCGGTCGCGGGCTACCCGACGACCTGGGGCTCGGGGGCCTTCAAGGATCAGGTCATCGACTCGGAGGCCACCGTGGTGCGGCTGCTGCGCGAGGCGGGCGCCGTGCTCGTGGCCAAGCTGGCGACCGGCGAGCTCGCGGGCGGGCACCACTGGTTCGGCGGCCGCACGAACAACCCGTGGAACCCGGAGGAGGGCTCGAGCGGTTCGTCGGCAGGCCCGGCCGCCGCCACCGCCGCCGGTCTGGTGGCGTTCAGCATCGGCACCGAGACGAACGGCTCCATCATCTACCCGGCCACGGTGTGCGGAATTGCGGGCCTGCGGCCGACGTTCGGCCGCGTGAGCCGCCACGGCGCGATGACGCTCTCCTGGACGCAGGATCGGCTCGGCCCGATGTGCCGCACTGCCGAAGACTGCGCGATCGTCCTGCACGCGATCGCGCACCCCGACGAACGGGATCCGAGCGTCACGGCACTGCCTTTCAACTGGAATGCCACGCTCGACGTCCGTGGCCTGAGGGTGGGGTACTTCGCCGCCGGGTTCTCGGAGACCGATCGCGACCCGGAGTGGACGCGGCACGACCGGCAGGTCCTCGACGACCTGCGCGCCCTCGGCGTCACGCTCGAGCCGTTCACGCTGCCCGACATGCCACTGAACGTGCTGACCGGTATCCTCGGGGCCGAGTCGGGCGCGGCCTTCGACGAGTTCCTGCGCAGCGGTCGCACGAAGGAGCTGACGAGCGCGCGCCGCGCGAACGGGTTCCGCACGAGCCGCCTCATTCCCGCCGTGGAGTACCTCCAGGTGCAGCGCGTCCGCGCGATGGTGATGCGGCAGTTCGCCGCGACGGTGTCGCGGTTCGACGTCTACATCGCCCCGTTCATGGTGGCACGAGGCAGCACGGGCGATCCGCTCGCCGCAGCGGCGTCGACCGCCTCGTCGGCCGCGCCGGCTTCTGAAACGCCGCCCGCGCCGAGCCCCATCCGCGACCATTTCCAGGCCGCCAACGTCTGCGGCTACCCGGCGCTCTCCGTGCCGACGGGCTTCACCGCCGAGGGCCTGCCGACGAGCATCATGTTCCTCGGGCGCCTCTACAACGAGGCCGGCATCCTCGCGCTCGCGCGAGCCTACCAGGAGCGCACGCGATGGCACCTGCGCACGCCGCCGCTCGTGTCGCGCGCTGCAACCCCTGCCGTGGCGGACCACCTCCGCCGGGGCTGA